From the genome of Cololabis saira isolate AMF1-May2022 chromosome 4, fColSai1.1, whole genome shotgun sequence:
TACAAGATTGAATGTCGGAAAAAGATTGAGATGCTCAGCGTAACCGGCTCATTCATTTTGCTCTTACGGAAACTGCAGGTGACCTGACATTTTTAGACCCTTAACGTGTTGAATGTAGTCTTCACCGAAACTCACTGCAGGCACTGAGTTCAGTCATTTATGGAAAAGTCTTAAACTTTAGCCAGTAAACAGTATTTCCTTTCctttgaaacatctgtgtgatCAGTAGGGACAGAAATGTTTGGAGTCAGTCCAGTATTCAGTGAGAGTGCCATAAACAGCAGTTGTGAAACGGCTGCATCGCAATCCAAAGATGCAGTGGTCCGCACCAAAGGTATGCTTGATTTTATCATTAGCCTGCCATGCTTTTGTAAAGTCCAAGTGTTGGTCAAAGAAATTATTTGATTCAATCAACTACTTACACTCTGCAGATGCTTTTTGTGGTGTTGAAAAAGCTTAATAAAAAAGCTTTAAATCACAGAAAGTGCTCCAGTGTAGCTGCAGTCGTCCCGCCCACTgcgcaacaaacaaacaagcaaagaaTTAGCTCAAGCTCAAGCTCAAGTATTAAGCCAACTTGAGCTTGCTCATGTGCACTGAAATTAGTCTGTGCAGATTTGTTTTTCTCTATTTCAAAGGTCAAGCTTTCTTGACGTAAGACACACTTGTCTCTAAAGGACACCGTAACCATGATGCACAGAATTCCTACCAGAGCCTCGAAGTCTTTAAAACAAGCACTTTGACTTTGATGTGGACACTCACCATCCTGGATCAAACCCTGCAGCTCTCCCTTCATCACAGGACTTCATCCAAACATTTCTTGCTTATTAATCATTTAGGTCCCAACAGTTAGCAAAAACCAGGcttaggtttaaaaaaaaacagcaattttCCTTCAACCCTGATTCAGTACAACTACCTGCAGTCAACATgaatattttgtgtgtgttttacacTCTGAATGGATTCAAGTAGGTGATCAGGAGCCAGCTTTTGTGTTCGAGGGGCTCCTCCTGTAAAACCACTGCATCTCTGTGGTTTATTTTGGGTTGCAGTTCTCATTTGGGATCTGAAGTGAAAAACTGAACACAAAGAGATCTCACTTTCATAGAACAAAACATGTAAATGaatgtaaatatgtaaatatcAAGTACAGGATGGCCCATATTACTttgatttttatcattttaagacACGGTATGTAAGAGGTCACACAAAGATCCCCATAACGGGAGAGACGGCTGCACTGCACCAGACACATGATTTACCATCAACCCTGTCATACACACAAACTGAAATGCtgattgaaatgaacatgacatGTTGTTAAACACCACTTAACATGCCACTTATTCTCTTTTCGCCAGAAAGAAATCACTAAATGCAGAGGCGCGTTTATCTTTTGCAGCTAATTGAAGAAACCAACTCAAGGCTGCAAAGAATTAGTGGTTGAAATGCCTCAAAGACGTACAGCTCAGCTGCCTTTAGTTTACATCCTTGTGGGTTTTAAAGCATGTACTATAATCatggaggttttttttaactactCATTTTCTTATTATGCTGTAAAGAAGAATATGACAACATGTCCAGTGGACAGGATATTTATTTTCTGAAGTTACAGTTACATGTTTTCATTTGATCTGGTTTCGGTACTATAGGGGGAGTTAACATGAAATGTTTTCAAGCTGAAGTGTTGCTGGTAGGAAGGAAGTACGAAAGAATAATACTCTGATCAGATTAGTGGCATTTGTTTATATCATATTACAATATTTCTGTATCATGTTTTAAACTCTTGAAATAAAGAACAGCTGTATTTTAAATGGTTTGCTGTTGCTGCAAGTGACTTACATTGATGTGGCTTGTTattgtgtgcaagtgtgtgaGACGAAGTATGTATGTTAGAAAAACCCTGTTGAGCTGAAAATACGGAGGAAGAAAGTACTGAAACCGCAGAACCTTCACTTATCCTGTTGGACTCTATCTCCCCCTAGTGGTCGTCGTGAGATGGTTTCATAAATGAAGGATAAAGTGGCTCTTCCTACGAATATTAGCTTAACAATTTCTAAACTCTTAATCAAGTTGACTACTTTGGTTTTAAGATAACTTTTATTATTATGGGGAATAAGTAATTCCATTGAGTTGCAAAATATAAGAAAAGCAACTACTACCATAGTTGTACATCTTTATTATTTCACAACTACTATTCTTTACACGTTGTGACttaaggacacacacacacacacacacacacacacacacacacacaaagcccACATTCAAACCAGGACTTAAATGGCCACAGAGTTGTTTTAACCTTGATGGGTACACAGCTAGATCCATGGTACACAGACGTGTCCGTAATGTGTTTACTATGTGGATCAGAGGAAACAAGGTGAGGGGGAACATCTGGTTCCTATGCAAACATACATGGGTGGACACTGTAGTCAAATGTTGGTAGGAGAGCAAAGTTTTTTCAAGCAATCATCTTGTATCATAAATACATTCATGGCATTTGTATTGAACGACAATTCTTGAAAAATCACTTGGAAATGATCACTGCCTCTCTAGACACTGCATGAATAGAGGTCTGGACCGTTCTGTACCTGTAACTATCAGATTATGCTGCAAAACAGACGGTCAAggtaaattaaaaacatcttttaattcaattcagctcTAGAAGTTAAGAAACTTAGGTGAAGCAGTTTTTCTTGTGCATTAATCCTAATTACAAAGAGGAGTTCAGTCCTCTCACAAAAACTTCCTCTGACGACATGCAGGTGCACAAATGTGCTCACAATATCTAACCCTAACACaaaaacagagttgtgcaggGTTATCTGTGAAAAGATTAAATTAGAAAGGTTTTTGTGGAAGATGAAATTGCACAATAAAACCTTGGCATATACTTTATCAGTCTACAGACTGACCTGAAGAAGAAATGAGAtgtattcattttaaaatgagtTGATTTCTCCcctttcaaaaaaaaagaacgcTCCTTTTTAACATAGACATATCAAGTCCAAGTCTTGTGGTTGCCATACAGGCAAGTTAAGACTGAAAATCCACATTTATAGGAGGTGCTTTGCAAAGAGTACAAGACTTGTCCCTCAAATATAAGGTCTCAGGGATTGGATCAGAGCTGTGTTGTTACACTTTTAGATTTTGATGAGGACAGCTTGCGTTTCTTGGTGAGACTGCTGCGGGTGCTCTGCCCTGCCAGAAAATAAAGGATGGGGTCCATACAGCTGTTGGCGCTGGCCAAAGGCCGCGTCACCTTGTAAGCCACGCTGGACGCCTCCAGCAAACTACAGCTGACCTGGttaacagattaaaaaaaacataattcagtAAACTCTTAAATTATTGCAAATTATATCATCTAAATGTCTCAGTCTTCACCTGTGTGGGATCGACCTGCCTCAGATATCTCAGGGAATAGTAAAGACTCCTGGTGAGGTGGAAAGGGAGAAAGCAGAGCATGAACGCTGCCAGCACAATAATGATCATCTTCACTGACTTCTGCTTGGACCTTTGGGCCGCTAGACCTCCCCTCTCCTCAGCTCCTCTGCCGGACCCACGGCCAAGCCCCAGAAGTTTCCGCACCATGAGGCCGTAGCACACCATCACCACCATAAAGGGCAGGGCAAACATGAGCACCGACACGACCGAGCTGTACACCAGGAAGTCATCGAAAAGCTCTGGGCTGGTGGTGTCATAGCAGATTCGCTCGGTGTCCTCATCCCTGGCGGAGGAGGTGGAAGATTACAATTATTTAGGATTTTAGCGTGGAAATGCCAAGTTCGGCTCTGAGCAACAGAAAAAGACaggatggttaaaaaaaaaaaagctaataaaatataaatgtgctggcaaccagaaagaaagaaagcataaGGTTTGATCACCTCGTTCTTGAGAAGTAGAGGACGGGAGCCTGGCAGAACAAGACACAGGCCCACACTGCCACCGACACCAGCCGGGCCTGACGGGCACTGACCCAGCTCAGGGAACGGACCGGATAACAGACGCCGATGAACCGATGCAGACTGATGCAGCACAGGAACAGAATAGAACCTGTCACAAGGACAAATATTGAACACACTTATTATTCATATCATTTAAACTGTAGCCTCACAGGTTATGTCCTAATTTCACTCGCTCACAATCACATTTTCATGCCATTAAAAAAGGTGTTGACACACTTCCAAATGCAGATAtaaacagaatgcaatgattaTGAACTCCTTAAAATCCTATTTCTGATTGGAAATGGTCAAGAGACAACTACCGTAATCCAGCGTTGAAACTGGTACAGGCCAATGTTTGTGGGTGAAAATGTATCCATTCTGAAAATAATGCCGATAACACATTTAAGATGAGCTGGAGCAGGAGCAACAAAGGACTGCAGAGGTTGT
Proteins encoded in this window:
- the LOC133442327 gene encoding P2Y purinoceptor 2-like gives rise to the protein MKTLHLTEKDEKCFIFARKACVLASSMASSDSNNHTNLSYYCLFNEDFKFILLPVSYALVFVFGLALNATALYVIVFRTKRWKPSTIYMFNLTMCDTLYVFTLPFLIYYYADENDWPFSEPFCKLIRFLFYANLYGSILFLCCISLHRFIGVCYPVRSLSWVSARQARLVSVAVWACVLFCQAPVLYFSRTRDEDTERICYDTTSPELFDDFLVYSSVVSVLMFALPFMVVMVCYGLMVRKLLGLGRGSGRGAEERGGLAAQRSKQKSVKMIIIVLAAFMLCFLPFHLTRSLYYSLRYLRQVDPTQVSCSLLEASSVAYKVTRPLASANSCMDPILYFLAGQSTRSSLTKKRKLSSSKSKSVTTQL